The Candidatus Binatia bacterium genome includes the window ACGGGAACGATGAACCTGGGCACGGTGCGGAGCGGAACCTTCGACGTGAAGATCGACCGGCTCAATGCGGACGAGTGGACCGGCGGCAGCGGCACGGGGCTGAGCCTCGACGCGCCCGAGGGACAGGACCAGCCCAAGCCGGCGCTGGGGGTCGTGGTCGCGAACATGAAGATCGGCGAGGTTCGAAACCGCGGCCTCCTGATCCACGACGTGACCGTTCCGGTCCGTTTCGCGCAGGGGAAGCTGGTGGCCGACCCGATCCAGGGGACGATCGGAAAGGGCTCCGTGAAGGGGGCGCTGGACGTGACCGGGGTGGACAGCCATCCCGCCTTCACGCTGCACCTGAACCTGAGCGAGGTGCCGGTGGAGGATCTGGTCTCGGGGCTTCTGCCGGTGCGGCTTCCCGTCTCGGGCAGCCTGACCGACGTCGTGGACCTTCGGGGCCAGGGCTATCCGGGTCCCGAGGCGGCAGCCTCCATGACGGGCACGGTGGCCGGGAAGATCGAGCGGGGCCTCTTGCGCCAGAACCCCGCCCTGAAACAGCTCCGCGAGGCGTTGGGCGCGGTCTCCCCGAGCGAGGTGCCGTTCCAGACGATCGCCCACAGCGCGCGGATCCAGGGCGGGAAGCTGATGCTCGACAAGGTGACGGGCGACCTCGGAAAGGACCTCTTCTCGATCACGGGAGCGATCGGGTTCGATCAGACACTGGACCTGAACGCGCTGCTCCGGCTGGCGCCCTCGCGCGTCGAGGGGAGCACGTTCCTGGCGCAGCTCGCCAGCTACGGCAAGGATGCCGAGGGGCGGGTCCCGATCGAGGTGAAGATCAGCGGCAGCGCCCTTTCGCCCAAGGTGAGCGTGCAGCCGTCGAAGTTCATCGAGACGGCCGGGAAGGGGTTCGTGAAGGAGGAGCTTGGAAAGCTGCTCACGCCCAGGACGCCCCGCACCGCGGCGACCGACACCGCCCGCGCGGGCGCCGACAGCGCGGCGAAGACGCCGCGCCGCGCCGCCCCCGATTCGGCCGCGAGCGCGGTCAAGAACGCCCTCCGGAAGCTGTTCGGGAAGTGAGGGCCGCCCGGGAAGCCCCGGCCATCGACGCGGCCGACCTCACGCGGGAGTTCCGCACCAAGAAAGCGCCGCCCGTGCGCGCGCTCGAGCACGTGGACCTGGTGGTCGAGCGCGGCGAATGCTTCGGCCTCCTCGGCCCCAACGGGGCGGGGAAGAGCACCCTCATCAAGATCCTGACCACGCTCCTGCTCCCCTCGTCGGGCCGCGCCCTGGTGGCGGGCTACGACGTCGAGCGCGATCCGATCGCCGTGCGCCGCCGGATCAACCTGGTCTCCGGCGGGGACACGTCGGGGTACGGCATCCTGACGGTGCGCGAGACGCTCCACCTCTTCGCCCGCTTCTACGGCGTGCCGGGACCGGTGGCGCGCGCGCGCGCCGACGAGCTGATGGCCATCACGGGCCTGCACGAGAAGGCGGACACGCGGCTCTCCAGCCTCTCCACCGGCACGAAGCAGAAACTGAACTTCGCGCGCGGCTTCATGAGCGATCCCGAGATCATCTTCCTCGACGAGCCGACGCTGGGCCTGGACGTGGAGGCCTCGCGTCAGGTCCGTTCCTTCATCGCCGGCTGGGTGCGCGAGCGCCCGCACCGCACCGTGCTCCTCACGACGCACTACATGGTCGAGGCGGACGAGCTGTGCGGACGCGTGGCGATCATCGACCGCGGCCGGATCCTCGCGCTGGACACGCCGCGCGCGCTGAAGCGCTCGGTGCCGGAGGAGCCGGTCTTCTCCCTCTCGATCGGGGCGGGGGCCACCGACTTCGACGCGCTGGGCCGGATCGGCGGCGTGCGATCGCTCTCGCACCACGCCCATCCCGCGACCGGTGCGGTGGAGCTCCGCGTGATCGTGGAGGAGGACCAGGTGATCGGCGAGGTCCTCGGGCGCCTCAAGTCCTCGGGACAGCCGGTGCTTCACCTCACCAAGATGGAGCCCACCCTGGAGACCGTCTTCATCCACATGGTGGGCCGCGGGCTGGACGACGACACCGACGGCAGCGCCCCGGCGGAGTCCCGGTGACGGGCGACGCGCTGGCGGAATCGCTCCGGGTGAACGTCGCGGCGATCCTGGCGCGCGCCCGCGTGCGCGTGGTCGCCTCCTGGCGCGAGACCTCGTGGGTGGTCGGGGAGACGGTCTTTCCGTTCCTCACGATGTCGGCGTTCGTGCTGGTCTATCGCGGCCTCCACGCGCCCAAGGTGTACGAGGCGTTCGTGGTGCTGGGCGCCGCGATGACGGCCTACTGGAACAACGTGCTCTGGAGCATGGCGAGCCAGTTCTTCTGGGAGAAGGAGCAGGGGCAGCTGCAGCTCTACCTGATCACGCCCGTGTCGCGGATGAGCATCCTCCTCGGGATGGCGCTGGGGGGCATGGCGATGACCACGACCCGCGCGATCGTGATCCTCCTCGGCGGGATGCTCCTCTTTGGGATCGAGCTTCCGGCGGGACGGCTCCTGCCGGCGTTCGGCCTCTTCCTCCTGACCCTGGCGGCGGTCTACGCGCTGGGGATGATCCTGAGCAGCGTCTTCCTCCTGTGGGGCCGCTCCGCCTGGCACACCGTGACCCTCTTCCAGGAGCCGGTCTATCTTCTCTCGGGGTTCTACTTCCCGGTCCGCTTCCTGGGCGCGGCCGTGGGCGCGCTCGCGGCCCTCCTGCCGATCACGCTCGGGCTGGACGGGATCCGCCAGATCTTCTACGGCGAGGCGGCGCACGGCTTCGTCCCGGTCCCGTGGATCGCGCCGATCGAAGTCGCGCTCTTCGCCCTCTTCCTCTTTCTCGCCCACCGGGCGCTCCTCCTGATGGAGACGCTGGGGAAGCGGGAGGGGCGGCTCACGCTGCGCGGCCAGTGAGACGCTCCTGGAACGTGATGAAGGCGGCCTCCTGGCTCGGGTGGCAGGTGGAGGCCAACTGGGCCGACCCGGTCCTGTTCCTCGCCTATTCCTTCGCGAAGCCGCTCGCCACCACGCTGATCCTCTTCTTCATGGTGCGCGTCGTGGCGCACGGGGCGGCGACGCGCGAGACCTTTCTCTTCCTCTTCCTCGGAAACACCTTCTTCCTCTACGTGAGCGAGGTGCTGGTCGGCCTCTCGTGGGTGATCTTCCGGGACCGGGAGGATTTCGAGACGCTGAAGTACGTCTATCTCGCGCCGATCCGCTTCGTGCCGTACCTCTTCGGGCGCGCCATGACGAAGATCGCCACCGCGACCCTCGGCACCGTGGTCGCGCTCCTCTTCGGCCGCTTCGTGCTCGGGTTGCCGATTGCGGCGTCCCCGGCGTCGCTCGTGTCCCTGGCGGGAGTCGTCGTGCTGGGGCTGGGCGGGATCGTCTTCCTCGGGGTGGCGCTCGCGGGCGCGGCGCTGATCATGGCGCGGCACAGCATGAATCTGAACGAGGGGCTGACGGGAACGTTCTATCTGCTCTGCGGCGCCGTCTTCCCGATCGAGGTCCTGCCGGGCTGGGCGGAGCGGCTCTCGCTGGTGCTCCCGTTCACCTACTGGCTCGAGCTGATCCGGCGGATCCTGACGGGGCGCGCCTACGCCGCGCCGCTGCGCGCGATCTCCGACGGAGGGTTGGTGGGCATTCTCGCGCTCTCCACGCTGGGACTGGCGGCCGCGTCGCTTCTCTGGTTCCGGTGGTGCGAGCATACCGCACGAGCGCGCGGCCTGATCGACTGGAAGACGAACTACTGAGGGTCAGCGCGCGTTGCGGGGGAGCGATCTCCGGCGGAAGGTTTTTCCCAGGAAGACGTTCAGCGGGTGGGAGCGGGGGAGCGAGCCCAGGATCGGCGGCCTCCGCACGCCCATCTTCCGGAGGGCGTCCTGCGCCGGCTCGTAGTTGGGATTCCAGGAGAGCGCCTGGTTGTAGGCCTTGATGGCGTCGCCGCGGCGTCCCGCCAGGGCAAAGACCTCGGCCAGGTTGAAGTAGTGCTCGGGGCGGTGGTACTCGGCCTCGATCGCGCGGCGGCAGAGCTGCTCGGCGTCGGAGTACTTCCGCTGCGCGTGGGCCGTCGCCAGCCCCAGATAGCTCAGATAGCCCCGGGCGTTGGGCTCGAGCAAGGACGCTTCCTGGAAGTGCTGGAGCGCGTCCTGGTAGCGGCAGGCATAGAGCATCCGGACGCCGGTCATGAAGTGCTCGTGACCGATCGCGCCCACCACCGCCAGCTGCTTTTGCCGCCGTTCTTTGAGAGTCCCCATCCGGCCCTCCTCGCCTCGTGGGGAGCAAGGCAAGCCGCGTGCCCGAACCGACCACTTCATGTCCATTGCGGCACTGCGGGAACCAGTACGGCTGCATGGTGTTAAACGATTCGTGTGATGCATTGCGCGAGGCGATTTGCACGAAGCCGCCGCGAGCGCCCCGCAAACAACGATCTTGCCATGGGTGGATTGCGTCTTGTAATGTTCCGGGGCGGGGAACCCCGAATCACTCCACCCCGAGGAGTCGCCAAGAGTCGCATGGCTTCCGTCGTAGCACCTGTCGCCGCACCGCCCGCAGTCGAACTGCATCTTCGATCCGACCTGTTCATCTCGGACCTGCGCACCCGGAAAAAGGCTTCGGTCCTCGAAGAGGTTGCCGGCGCGCTCGCGGCCGCGAACGTAGCGCGCACGCCCGAGGCGATCCTGGACGCCCTCCGGCGCCGGGAGGCGCTGGGGAGCACCGGCCTCGGCAAGGGGATCGCCGTGCCGCACGCGCGCTCGACGATGGTGTCCGAGCGCGCGCTCCTCGTGGCCCGATCCACCAAGGGGATCGAATTCGACGCGGTGGACGGCCAGCCCGTGCACCTCTGCTTCCTGATCGTCGCGCCTCCCCTGGAGCGCGATCCCATCTATCTCAAGCTGGTGGCCGAGATCGTGAGGGCGACCCGCCTCGCGCGGACCCGCCAGAAGCTGATCGACGCCCCCAATTTCGCCGCGGTTCGTGCCATTCTCGTGGAGGCTGCCCGTGACTGATCTCCTGAACGCCCTGGTGGAGCTGCAGGACATCGACGTGCTGCTCCGCGAGGTGAAAGATCCCGAGATCGCCTCCCAGGAGGAGCGAATGGGCTTCTCCCTGGAGCACGTGGAGAACCTCGAGAAGGCGCGCCGCAAGGTCGCGGCTCAGATCGACGAAAAGCTGCTCCAGACCTACGAGCGCATGAGCCGCCGCTTCGCCAGGGTCGTGGTGCCCGTGGAGGGCATCGTATGCGCCGGGTGCCGGATGAGTCTCCCGACCGCCTCCGCCCGCAGGCACTCCTCCGCCATCGTAGGTATCGAAAACTGCGAGAATTGCGGGCGAATCCTCTACCGTCGCTAGAAGTCTCCCGCCGTTTGCGGTAAAATCAGTTCGTGCCGATCCGACACACACTCCTCGCCCTTCTTGCCTTTGCCGCCGTGGCCCTGGCGGGTCCCGTCCGGACCCTGCCCGCGCGGGCGGCCGAGCCGCCCACCCAGTTCGTCGGCCCCACGCAGATCCTGTTCGTGGACGCCGACTCGGTCTACTGGCTTCGCTCGGCGGAGTGGAATTCGGCGTATGTCCGAAACCAGGAGAAGCTGCTCCTCCATTCGCTCCGGATGAAGTACTGGCGCGACCACCTGCCGTCCGACATGCGCCTAGTCTTCGAGACCCTGGGCTATCCGGTCGGCCGCGTGATCCACACGCCGGAAGGGCACGTCGAAGAGTGGTGGACCTACCGCCTGCTCGACCCTCCGCTCCGCTTCCGCGACGGGGTCCTTCTCGACACCGACCGCTTCGAAGCGCTCCGCTCCCGCTGAGCCCGGGCGCGCCGCGGGCGCGCCTTCCGACCCATCCGATGCTCCGGCCCCGCTCGCGCCCGCGCGCGTCCCATTTTCGTGTAGGATCGCACCGTGACCTGTAGTCGAATTGCCGAGGATTCGCGTGCGCTGCGCGGCCGGAAGCTGGCCGCGGCCGGGATGCTGGCGGCGGTCGTGGCGCTGTTCTGGGTTCCGGCGCCGCCGCCCGCGGCCGCCGCGCCGCCGGAGAGCGGCCTAGCCGTGATCGCGCAGGCCGACACCAGCGGCAATCCGAACGGGACGCAAGGGGATGAGGGTGACGACGAGGAGGACGAGAACGGCGTGAAGATCCCCCCGAACCTGCTGGAGCCCGACTCGGACACCGTGGCGC containing:
- a CDS encoding ABC transporter ATP-binding protein, with protein sequence MRAAREAPAIDAADLTREFRTKKAPPVRALEHVDLVVERGECFGLLGPNGAGKSTLIKILTTLLLPSSGRALVAGYDVERDPIAVRRRINLVSGGDTSGYGILTVRETLHLFARFYGVPGPVARARADELMAITGLHEKADTRLSSLSTGTKQKLNFARGFMSDPEIIFLDEPTLGLDVEASRQVRSFIAGWVRERPHRTVLLTTHYMVEADELCGRVAIIDRGRILALDTPRALKRSVPEEPVFSLSIGAGATDFDALGRIGGVRSLSHHAHPATGAVELRVIVEEDQVIGEVLGRLKSSGQPVLHLTKMEPTLETVFIHMVGRGLDDDTDGSAPAESR
- a CDS encoding ABC transporter permease; the encoded protein is MTGDALAESLRVNVAAILARARVRVVASWRETSWVVGETVFPFLTMSAFVLVYRGLHAPKVYEAFVVLGAAMTAYWNNVLWSMASQFFWEKEQGQLQLYLITPVSRMSILLGMALGGMAMTTTRAIVILLGGMLLFGIELPAGRLLPAFGLFLLTLAAVYALGMILSSVFLLWGRSAWHTVTLFQEPVYLLSGFYFPVRFLGAAVGALAALLPITLGLDGIRQIFYGEAAHGFVPVPWIAPIEVALFALFLFLAHRALLLMETLGKREGRLTLRGQ
- a CDS encoding ABC transporter permease, with translation MRRSWNVMKAASWLGWQVEANWADPVLFLAYSFAKPLATTLILFFMVRVVAHGAATRETFLFLFLGNTFFLYVSEVLVGLSWVIFRDREDFETLKYVYLAPIRFVPYLFGRAMTKIATATLGTVVALLFGRFVLGLPIAASPASLVSLAGVVVLGLGGIVFLGVALAGAALIMARHSMNLNEGLTGTFYLLCGAVFPIEVLPGWAERLSLVLPFTYWLELIRRILTGRAYAAPLRAISDGGLVGILALSTLGLAAASLLWFRWCEHTARARGLIDWKTNY
- a CDS encoding tetratricopeptide repeat protein, translating into MGTLKERRQKQLAVVGAIGHEHFMTGVRMLYACRYQDALQHFQEASLLEPNARGYLSYLGLATAHAQRKYSDAEQLCRRAIEAEYHRPEHYFNLAEVFALAGRRGDAIKAYNQALSWNPNYEPAQDALRKMGVRRPPILGSLPRSHPLNVFLGKTFRRRSLPRNAR
- a CDS encoding PTS sugar transporter subunit IIA — translated: MASVVAPVAAPPAVELHLRSDLFISDLRTRKKASVLEEVAGALAAANVARTPEAILDALRRREALGSTGLGKGIAVPHARSTMVSERALLVARSTKGIEFDAVDGQPVHLCFLIVAPPLERDPIYLKLVAEIVRATRLARTRQKLIDAPNFAAVRAILVEAARD